The following coding sequences lie in one Oncorhynchus kisutch isolate 150728-3 linkage group LG3, Okis_V2, whole genome shotgun sequence genomic window:
- the fam47e gene encoding protein FAM47E isoform X2, with protein MWMSHHTKDNIGYKERLMTKCLKDAKNKHHLSGALDGRRWRFLNVGLDDFRDGYPSAGTAVLSQAQRGMSPSIFGMPSPTSLSDKTQWKRFSKEQACFSKKNPQQQVHREHVATVEHKLKQHPLALYPHLEHGMPPELFDQVICVLDPDMCVSRASAVTSPEKEEQADNCTEPWETIMRESESEEEVREGPPVSAIMTDDLCAKNPYKGLQRKQSSAKEDQIVNVKRLRSPSQDEDIKKVTKLFCDWVASLGGEKNNLTESTLLGLFVSGYEKKPSLTFPIQVVEPKNVPEDLRNSVEDLRRAHTCEDPLKDSEPYKSKPGTKRPKYGAWYLDTKTWKKRDADEPLRDPNVIPEDFEFPAQPSEMDDELKQMHGTQAFKQFIISKGLRVPRFLCTLFEEEEGDNRSKPDGAGSASTRKGTVVL; from the exons ATGTGGATGTCACATCACACTAAAGACAACATTGG GTACAAGGAAAGGTTGATGACCAAATGCCTGAAAGATGCAAAGAACAAACATCATCTTTCAGGTGCTTTGGATGGCCGTCGTTGGCGTTTTCTAAATGTGGGACTTGATGACTTCAGAGATGGGTATCCTAGTGCTGGGACAGCGGTTCTCTCTCAGGCCCAGAGGGGCATGTCCCCTTCCATTTTTGGGATGCCAAGTCCTACATCTCTCTCTGATAAAACACAATGGAAGCGCTTCTCGAAAGAGCAGGCTTGCTTCTCAAAGAAGAACCCTCAGCAGCAGGTACACCGGGAGCATGTAGCTACAGTGGAGCACAAACTCAAACAGCATCCTCTGGCTCTGTACCCACATTTAGAGCATGGCATGCCCCCAGAG TTGTTTGATCAGGTGATATGTGTCCTGGACCCAGATATGTGTGTGAGCAGAGCTTCTGCAGTGACTTCACCAGAAAAAGAGGAGCAGGCAGATAATTGCACTGAGCCGTGGGAAACGATCATGCGGGAATCGGAGTCAgaggaggaagtgagagagggacCACCTGTCAGTGCAATAAT GACGGACGATTTATGTGCAAAGAACCCTTACAAAGGGCTGCAAAGAAAGCAGAGCAGTGCCAAGGAAGACCAGATAGTAAACGTCAAACGACTGCGCTCCCCATCTCAAGACGAGGACATCAAGAAAGTCACTAAGCTTTTCTGTGACTGGGTCGCCTCATTG ggaggagagaagaacaACCTGACTGAATCCACCCTACTGGGCCTGTTTGTCAGTGGGTATGAGAAGAAGCCGTCCTTGACCTTCCCTATCCAGGTGGTTGAGCCTAAGAACGTGCCAGAGGACCTACGTAACTCTGTGGAGGATCTGCGCAGAGCCCACACCTGTGAAGACCCCTTAAAGGACTCAGAACCATACAAG AGCAAACCAGGAACTAAAAGGCCCAAATATGGAGCATGGTACCTGGATACTAAAACATGGAAGAAAAGAGATGCTGATGAACCATTAAGAGACCCCAATGTCATCCCTGAGGACTTTGAGTTTCCTGCACAACCAAGTGAAATG GATGATGAACTGAAACAGATGCATGGGACTCAAGCGTTCAAGCAGTTCATCATCAGCAAAGGGCTGAGGGTGCCTAGG TTTCTGTGTACTCTCtttgaagaagaggagggagacaaCCGATCAAAGCCAGATGGAGCAGGCTCTGCTTCAACACGGAAGGGGACAGTGGTACTTTAG
- the fam47e gene encoding protein FAM47E isoform X1 — MRKQGHIMTDKMFQIGPPETRTTLPAYHWYKERLMTKCLKDAKNKHHLSGALDGRRWRFLNVGLDDFRDGYPSAGTAVLSQAQRGMSPSIFGMPSPTSLSDKTQWKRFSKEQACFSKKNPQQQVHREHVATVEHKLKQHPLALYPHLEHGMPPELFDQVICVLDPDMCVSRASAVTSPEKEEQADNCTEPWETIMRESESEEEVREGPPVSAIMTDDLCAKNPYKGLQRKQSSAKEDQIVNVKRLRSPSQDEDIKKVTKLFCDWVASLGGEKNNLTESTLLGLFVSGYEKKPSLTFPIQVVEPKNVPEDLRNSVEDLRRAHTCEDPLKDSEPYKSKPGTKRPKYGAWYLDTKTWKKRDADEPLRDPNVIPEDFEFPAQPSEMDDELKQMHGTQAFKQFIISKGLRVPRFLCTLFEEEEGDNRSKPDGAGSASTRKGTVVL, encoded by the exons ATGAGAAAACAAGGACACATAATGACTGATAAAATGTTTCAAATTGGACCACCGGAGACTAGAACAACGCTTCCTGCCTACCATTG GTACAAGGAAAGGTTGATGACCAAATGCCTGAAAGATGCAAAGAACAAACATCATCTTTCAGGTGCTTTGGATGGCCGTCGTTGGCGTTTTCTAAATGTGGGACTTGATGACTTCAGAGATGGGTATCCTAGTGCTGGGACAGCGGTTCTCTCTCAGGCCCAGAGGGGCATGTCCCCTTCCATTTTTGGGATGCCAAGTCCTACATCTCTCTCTGATAAAACACAATGGAAGCGCTTCTCGAAAGAGCAGGCTTGCTTCTCAAAGAAGAACCCTCAGCAGCAGGTACACCGGGAGCATGTAGCTACAGTGGAGCACAAACTCAAACAGCATCCTCTGGCTCTGTACCCACATTTAGAGCATGGCATGCCCCCAGAG TTGTTTGATCAGGTGATATGTGTCCTGGACCCAGATATGTGTGTGAGCAGAGCTTCTGCAGTGACTTCACCAGAAAAAGAGGAGCAGGCAGATAATTGCACTGAGCCGTGGGAAACGATCATGCGGGAATCGGAGTCAgaggaggaagtgagagagggacCACCTGTCAGTGCAATAAT GACGGACGATTTATGTGCAAAGAACCCTTACAAAGGGCTGCAAAGAAAGCAGAGCAGTGCCAAGGAAGACCAGATAGTAAACGTCAAACGACTGCGCTCCCCATCTCAAGACGAGGACATCAAGAAAGTCACTAAGCTTTTCTGTGACTGGGTCGCCTCATTG ggaggagagaagaacaACCTGACTGAATCCACCCTACTGGGCCTGTTTGTCAGTGGGTATGAGAAGAAGCCGTCCTTGACCTTCCCTATCCAGGTGGTTGAGCCTAAGAACGTGCCAGAGGACCTACGTAACTCTGTGGAGGATCTGCGCAGAGCCCACACCTGTGAAGACCCCTTAAAGGACTCAGAACCATACAAG AGCAAACCAGGAACTAAAAGGCCCAAATATGGAGCATGGTACCTGGATACTAAAACATGGAAGAAAAGAGATGCTGATGAACCATTAAGAGACCCCAATGTCATCCCTGAGGACTTTGAGTTTCCTGCACAACCAAGTGAAATG GATGATGAACTGAAACAGATGCATGGGACTCAAGCGTTCAAGCAGTTCATCATCAGCAAAGGGCTGAGGGTGCCTAGG TTTCTGTGTACTCTCtttgaagaagaggagggagacaaCCGATCAAAGCCAGATGGAGCAGGCTCTGCTTCAACACGGAAGGGGACAGTGGTACTTTAG
- the fam47e gene encoding protein FAM47E isoform X3: protein MWYKERLMTKCLKDAKNKHHLSGALDGRRWRFLNVGLDDFRDGYPSAGTAVLSQAQRGMSPSIFGMPSPTSLSDKTQWKRFSKEQACFSKKNPQQQVHREHVATVEHKLKQHPLALYPHLEHGMPPELFDQVICVLDPDMCVSRASAVTSPEKEEQADNCTEPWETIMRESESEEEVREGPPVSAIMTDDLCAKNPYKGLQRKQSSAKEDQIVNVKRLRSPSQDEDIKKVTKLFCDWVASLGGEKNNLTESTLLGLFVSGYEKKPSLTFPIQVVEPKNVPEDLRNSVEDLRRAHTCEDPLKDSEPYKSKPGTKRPKYGAWYLDTKTWKKRDADEPLRDPNVIPEDFEFPAQPSEMDDELKQMHGTQAFKQFIISKGLRVPRFLCTLFEEEEGDNRSKPDGAGSASTRKGTVVL from the exons GTACAAGGAAAGGTTGATGACCAAATGCCTGAAAGATGCAAAGAACAAACATCATCTTTCAGGTGCTTTGGATGGCCGTCGTTGGCGTTTTCTAAATGTGGGACTTGATGACTTCAGAGATGGGTATCCTAGTGCTGGGACAGCGGTTCTCTCTCAGGCCCAGAGGGGCATGTCCCCTTCCATTTTTGGGATGCCAAGTCCTACATCTCTCTCTGATAAAACACAATGGAAGCGCTTCTCGAAAGAGCAGGCTTGCTTCTCAAAGAAGAACCCTCAGCAGCAGGTACACCGGGAGCATGTAGCTACAGTGGAGCACAAACTCAAACAGCATCCTCTGGCTCTGTACCCACATTTAGAGCATGGCATGCCCCCAGAG TTGTTTGATCAGGTGATATGTGTCCTGGACCCAGATATGTGTGTGAGCAGAGCTTCTGCAGTGACTTCACCAGAAAAAGAGGAGCAGGCAGATAATTGCACTGAGCCGTGGGAAACGATCATGCGGGAATCGGAGTCAgaggaggaagtgagagagggacCACCTGTCAGTGCAATAAT GACGGACGATTTATGTGCAAAGAACCCTTACAAAGGGCTGCAAAGAAAGCAGAGCAGTGCCAAGGAAGACCAGATAGTAAACGTCAAACGACTGCGCTCCCCATCTCAAGACGAGGACATCAAGAAAGTCACTAAGCTTTTCTGTGACTGGGTCGCCTCATTG ggaggagagaagaacaACCTGACTGAATCCACCCTACTGGGCCTGTTTGTCAGTGGGTATGAGAAGAAGCCGTCCTTGACCTTCCCTATCCAGGTGGTTGAGCCTAAGAACGTGCCAGAGGACCTACGTAACTCTGTGGAGGATCTGCGCAGAGCCCACACCTGTGAAGACCCCTTAAAGGACTCAGAACCATACAAG AGCAAACCAGGAACTAAAAGGCCCAAATATGGAGCATGGTACCTGGATACTAAAACATGGAAGAAAAGAGATGCTGATGAACCATTAAGAGACCCCAATGTCATCCCTGAGGACTTTGAGTTTCCTGCACAACCAAGTGAAATG GATGATGAACTGAAACAGATGCATGGGACTCAAGCGTTCAAGCAGTTCATCATCAGCAAAGGGCTGAGGGTGCCTAGG TTTCTGTGTACTCTCtttgaagaagaggagggagacaaCCGATCAAAGCCAGATGGAGCAGGCTCTGCTTCAACACGGAAGGGGACAGTGGTACTTTAG